The Myxocyprinus asiaticus isolate MX2 ecotype Aquarium Trade chromosome 31, UBuf_Myxa_2, whole genome shotgun sequence genome has a segment encoding these proteins:
- the wdr53 gene encoding WD repeat-containing protein 53: protein MMMSNSWSGGHVTPVLCAAVSHGSEQLIATGAESGELTVWNHDGLPLSKLHVSSDDVTCVTFSPSVPTLLYASHGQTVSVLDGRNLKSAVTDVQDAGEDEINCLSVNKTGDTLAVADDSGAVRIVDLQLQKVTRTLQKHTNICSSVMFRPHRPQSLVSAGLDMQVILWNLPKVRPLWSFSLTDTLQDNAPPQTAGQMFNPPLAHCVSVTSCGNVFACAAEDGCVHLLRVSGDSRLWKRGVFKAHSQGASQAHFIGFLSHPYWLATGGNDGLVSLWDLSEDAVVANERTHKQHVRAHNKRHKAREKTTSLKQQTKEEEADGALSSSDTCGNIGPKLCLSHREKVNWICPAVLKGKPSVLVTDQSCSPTVYSIEKL from the exons aTGATGATGTCAAACAGTTGGTCCGGCGGTCACGTGACACCCGTACTCTGCGCTGCAGTCTCACATGGATCAGAGCAGCTGATCGCCACCGGAGCCGAATCAGGCGAACTGACCGTGTGGAATCATGACGGATTGCCGCTGTCCAAACTGCACGTGAGCTCCGACGATGTCACATGTGTGACATTCTCTCCATCAGTGCCCACACTGCTGTACGCTTCTCACGGACAGACTGTTAGTGTGCTGGATGGCAGGAATCTGAAGTCAGCTGTGACAGATGTGCAGGACGCGGGCGAAGATGAGATCAACTGTCTGTCTGTGAACAAGACGGGTGACACGCTCGCTGTGGCCGATGATTCTGGAGCCGTGCGGATTGTCGATCTACAGCTGCAGAAAGTCACCAGGACGCTtcagaaacacacaaacatctGCTCATCCGTGATGTTCCGGCCGCACAGACCTCAGAGTTTAGTGTCTGCTGGACTCGACATGCAG GTGATTCTATGGAATCTGCCAAAGGTTCGTCCGCTCTGGTCGTTCAGTCTCACAGACACGCTTCAGGACAATGCTCCACCGCAGACCGCAGGACAGATGTTCAACCCACCACTTGCTCACTGTGTCAGCGTCACATCCTGCGGTAACGTGTTTGCGTGCGCGGCTGAGGATGGCTGCGTGCATCTCCTGCGTGTGTCTGGAGACTCGCGGCTGTGGAAACGAGGCGTGTTCAAAGCTCACAGTCAGGGGGCATCGCAGGCACACTTCATCGGCTTCCTGTCGCACCCGTACTGGCTCGCTACAGGCGGGAACGACGGACTCGTGTCTCTATGGGACCTCAGTGAAGATGCCGTGGTAGCCAATGAAAGGACGCACAAGCAACATGTGAGGGCCCATAACAAGAGACATAAAGCACGAGAGAAGAcaacatctctgaaacagcagACGAAGGAAGAGGAAGCTGACGGTGCCTTGTCCAGTTCAGACACATGTGGAAACATCGGACCAAAACTGTGTTTGAGTCACAGAGAGAAGGTGAACTGGATCTGTCCAGCTGTGCTGAAGGGGAAGCCCAGTGTTCTGGTGACCGACCAGAGCTGCAGTCCAACCGTCTACTCGATCGAGAAACTATAA
- the srprb gene encoding signal recognition particle receptor subunit beta translates to MEEKVHLDLEDFSSEPFVESFIKEIQNQEAVFLIGILVALAVVILTIVLFGHLWGSSKARNVVLLLGLCDSGKTLLFTRLLLGKFVRTQTSITDSSATYKSKNDRGSSWTLIDVPGHESLRVQIVEKYKTVTRAVVFVVDSSIFQKDVRDVAEFLYFILTDALLAKNNPTLLIACNKQDITMAKSAKLIQQQLEKELNTLRLTRSAALSAQDGAVTGSVYLGKKGKDFDFSQLPNRVEFIECSARGSKAEDGDADIDALEKCLAKL, encoded by the exons ATGGAGGAGAAGGTTCATTTAGATCTGGAGGATTTCTCCTCAGAGCCGTTTGTGGAGAGTTTCATTAAAGAAATACAGAATCAAGAGGCTGTTTTTCTCATCGGGATATTAGTGGCTTTAGCGGTTGTGATACTCACTATCG TGTTGTTTGGTCAtctgtggggctccagtaaagCGAGGAATGTCGTGCTGTTGTTGGGACTCTGTGACTCCGGGAAAACTCTGCTCTTCACTCGA TTATTATTAGGGAAGTTTGTAAGAACACAGACGTCCATCACAGACAGCAGCGCAACATACAAAAGCAAGAATGACAGA GGCAGCAGCTGGACTCTTATTGATGTTCCCGGTCATGAAAGTTTAAGAGTTCAGATTGTGGAGAAATACAAGACTGTGACACG tgctgttgtgtTTGTGGTGGACAGCAGCATCTTTCAGAAGGACGTCAGAGATGTGGCCGAGTTCCTGTATTTCATCCTCACAGATGCTCTTCTGGCCAAAAATAATCCCACACTTCTGATCGCCTGCAACAAACAAg ATATCACAATGGCAAAATCAGCTAAATTAATTCAGCAGCAGTTGGAGAAGGAACT GAACACTCTGCGTCTGACACGCTCCGCTGCGCTCTCCGCTCAGGACGGGGCCGTGACAGGATCCGTGTATTTGGGGAAGAAGGGCAAAGACTTCGACTTCTCTCAGTTGCCCAATCGTGTGGAGTTTATTGAGTGCAGCGCTCGAGGAAGCAAAGCTGAAGATGGAGATGCAGATATTGATGCTCTGGAGAAATGTCTGGCCAAACTCTGA
- the LOC127421953 gene encoding filaggrin-2-like yields the protein MYTTAVTNTHNQSHVHNSTVTQHTISRMYTTAQTHAHNQSHVHNSTDTTHTISHMYTTAPTQRTHSQMYTTALTHHTHHSLVHNTHTIIHLYTTHTQSFTCTQHTHNHSLVHNTHTIIHLYTTHTIIHLYTTHTIIHLYTTQSVTCTQHTISHMYTTALTHTQSFTCTQHTHNHSLVHNTHNHSLVHNTHNHSLVHNTHNHSLVHNTHSHMYTTQSVTCTQHTISNMYTTHKHTQSVTCTQQHCYTTHTISRMYTTALSHNTHNQSHVHNSTDTTHTISHMYTTALTKHTISHMYTTAPTQHTHSQMYTTAPTQHAHSQMYTTADTHAHSQSHVHNSTDTPHTQSDVHYSTNTHTIIHLYTTHIIIHLYTTHTIIHLYTTHKHTQSVTCTLQH from the coding sequence atgtacacaacagcagtgacaaacacacacaatcagtcgcatgtacacaacagcactgtcacacaacacacaatcagtcgcatgtacacaacagcacagacacacgcacacaatcagtcacatgtacacaacagcactgacacaACGCACACAATtagtcacatgtacacaacagcaccGACACAACGCACACACAGTCAGATGTACACTACAGCACTAACACACCACACACATCATTCACttgtacacaacacacacacaatcattcacttgtacacaacacacacacaatcattcacttgtacacaacacacacacaatcattcacttgtacacaacacacacacaatcattcacttgtacacaacacacacaatcattcacttgtacacaacacacacaatcatTCACTTGTACACAACACAATcagtcacatgtacacaacacacaatcagtcacatgtacactacagcactaacacacacacaatcattcacttgtacacaacacacacacaatcattcacttgtacacaacacacacaatcattcacttgtacacaacacacacaatcattcacttgtacacaacacacacaatcattcacttgtacacaacacacacagtcacatgtacacaacacaatcagtcacatgtacacaacacACAATCAGTAACAtgtacacaacacacaaacacacacaatcagttacatgtacacaacagcactgttacacaacacacacaatcagtcgcatgtacacaacagcactgtcacacaacacacacaatcagtcgcatgtacacaacagcactgacacaacacacacaattagtcacatgtacacaacagcactgacaaaacacacaattagtcacatgtacacaacagcaccgacacaacacacacacagtcagatgTACACAACAGCACCGACACAACACGCACACAGTCAGATGTACACAACagcagacacacacgcacacagtcagtcacatgtacacaacagcaccgacacaccacacacacagtcAGATGTACACTacagcactaacacacacacaatcattcacTTGTACACAACACACATAATCATTCACttgtacacaacacacacaatcattcacttgtacacaacacacaaacacacacaatcagtcacatgtacactacagcactaa